From the genome of Sulfurovum sp. NBC37-1, one region includes:
- a CDS encoding alpha-amylase/4-alpha-glucanotransferase domain-containing protein — protein MDKKVKLLFGIHMHQPVDNFREAVDEAVEKCYKPFFQTVKKFPFFKFSLHCSGWLMEEIRKRHKEVFADIQALNERGSIEFFTAGFYEPVLCAIPPCNRTAQIKKLNKAVKKQFKQIPKGLWLTERVWENGIISELIECNISYVMVDDYHFRASGFDEEVLDGYFLTENNGEKIALFPISQTLRYALPFKNVEEAVEAVKKSARDGGAAIIFDDAEKFGLWPQTHEWVYEKGWLEAFLSALDKDEHIESLHFREFHETHRAKGLVYLDNVAYEEMGEWSLKSQDTLKLKAIKEEVAKEYPKDVDKFVKGASWKNFFVKYEESNRLHKRMIEVSKHQTDNKKYLDALYRLQTNDVFWHGIFGGLYLPNLRDNAYAYLCECENLRYQKEKHTMEVKDINLDGYDEIKSVTKNFIVRFDSRQGGQMVEFLQRDRKFNYQNTLTRREEAYHQALLEEMQPTGEEAQRKEEIATIHTLRSDADRGIREALYFDWYIKNSFIDHVSDKSLTLENFKQCRFKEYGDFADQPFIYAVDKRKLTFKRDGGIYDDKTYETTVVKSYICDAQAIQFSVDITTQSQESYLYGLEFNQHYADLENVLLNGQRLNEDITLERIKCFSLRDSYTQKEIIFTLDHTFTLLATPLCTVSKSEKGFDRMVQGVSFILIFPFVEILNLQGSLEVKDV, from the coding sequence ATGGATAAAAAAGTCAAACTGCTTTTTGGCATACATATGCATCAGCCGGTAGACAACTTCAGGGAAGCTGTGGACGAGGCTGTAGAAAAATGTTACAAACCTTTTTTTCAAACCGTAAAAAAGTTCCCCTTTTTCAAGTTTTCCCTGCACTGCAGCGGATGGCTGATGGAGGAGATCAGAAAACGACATAAAGAGGTTTTCGCTGATATACAGGCGTTAAATGAGAGGGGAAGCATAGAATTTTTCACTGCCGGTTTTTATGAGCCTGTCCTGTGTGCCATTCCTCCCTGCAACAGAACGGCCCAGATAAAAAAACTGAACAAAGCGGTCAAAAAACAGTTTAAACAGATCCCGAAGGGGTTGTGGCTGACGGAGAGGGTCTGGGAGAATGGCATCATAAGTGAACTGATAGAATGCAATATCTCTTATGTGATGGTCGATGACTATCACTTCAGGGCAAGCGGATTTGACGAAGAGGTACTTGACGGATACTTCCTGACAGAAAATAACGGTGAGAAGATCGCTCTTTTCCCCATTAGCCAGACATTGAGATATGCACTTCCTTTTAAAAATGTGGAGGAGGCGGTGGAGGCGGTCAAAAAAAGCGCCCGTGACGGCGGTGCAGCTATTATTTTTGATGATGCCGAAAAATTCGGACTTTGGCCGCAAACCCATGAATGGGTTTATGAAAAAGGGTGGCTTGAAGCATTTTTGAGTGCACTTGACAAAGACGAGCATATTGAAAGCCTGCATTTTAGAGAGTTCCATGAAACCCATAGAGCAAAAGGTCTGGTCTATCTCGATAATGTCGCCTATGAAGAGATGGGAGAATGGAGCCTGAAGTCACAGGATACATTGAAGCTCAAAGCGATAAAAGAAGAAGTTGCAAAAGAGTATCCCAAAGATGTAGATAAGTTTGTCAAAGGTGCTTCCTGGAAAAACTTTTTTGTCAAATATGAAGAGTCGAACAGGCTTCATAAAAGGATGATAGAGGTTTCAAAGCATCAGACAGATAACAAAAAATACCTTGATGCACTCTACAGACTGCAGACTAATGATGTCTTTTGGCACGGTATTTTTGGAGGGCTCTATCTGCCGAACCTGAGAGACAATGCCTATGCCTATCTTTGTGAATGTGAAAATTTACGGTATCAAAAAGAAAAGCATACGATGGAAGTCAAAGATATAAATCTGGATGGATATGATGAGATAAAGAGTGTCACCAAAAATTTTATAGTAAGGTTTGACAGCAGGCAGGGAGGACAGATGGTAGAGTTTTTGCAAAGGGACAGAAAGTTCAACTATCAGAATACCCTGACCCGGCGGGAAGAAGCCTATCATCAGGCGCTGCTGGAAGAGATGCAGCCAACAGGGGAAGAAGCTCAGCGAAAAGAGGAGATCGCTACGATACATACCTTGAGATCAGATGCGGACAGAGGCATCAGGGAGGCTTTGTATTTTGACTGGTATATCAAAAATTCTTTTATTGACCATGTCAGTGATAAAAGTCTGACGCTTGAGAATTTTAAACAATGCCGCTTTAAAGAATATGGGGATTTTGCCGATCAGCCGTTTATCTATGCTGTCGACAAAAGAAAACTTACGTTCAAACGTGACGGTGGCATCTATGATGACAAAACCTATGAGACGACAGTGGTGAAAAGCTATATCTGTGATGCGCAGGCCATACAGTTTTCTGTAGACATAACGACACAAAGCCAGGAGAGTTATCTGTATGGATTGGAATTCAATCAGCATTATGCCGATCTCGAGAATGTACTGCTGAACGGACAAAGGCTCAACGAGGATATCACACTTGAGAGGATCAAATGTTTTTCTTTAAGAGACAGCTATACCCAAAAAGAGATCATTTTTACGCTCGACCATACTTTTACCCTACTGGCAACACCGCTTTGTACGGTCTCAAAAAGTGAAAAGGGATTTGACCGGATGGTACAGGGAGTCAGTTTTATTCTGATCTTCCCTTTTGTGGAGATCCTGAATCTTCAGGGTTCCCTGGAGGTAAAAGATGTCTGA
- a CDS encoding glycoside hydrolase family 57 protein yields the protein MSLKLSFLWHMHQPNYVDENGIMCMPWVFLHAIKDYYEMPWLLSRFPRLKATFNLTPTLIRQLKLYEAHRYEKDKFLTLWIREVSTLEEEEKKYLVKLCRSALFETMVKPLKRYAALYHNENFTESELRDLEVLFLLAWCGNYLRQNSTVVQTLIRKETAYTQSDKEELLDALLKFIPQILPFYGSLLQSGQISLSTTPYNHPILPLLIDMQTAVISNPKTTLPQDPLSLKDDARKQVDKAIELYTEVFGQRPTGLWPAEGAVDEKSLHLYRESGIQWIATDEAILLKTLSSSEKSLCYQRYEYDSVFIAFRDHALSDSIGFRYRFMEEEEAVKDFMKRLDEIGQQNPDASVFVIVDGENAWEFYRNNAMDFFLELYDAISKSRTVSLQKLDEAAKEVRRELSSLQPGSWIYGTFDTWVGQSEKNRAWELIYKTKRETASSYRKLDKETKALADEHFLASECSDWFWWYGEDHYSDFLEEFDTLFRLHLIAIYELCRIPVPSDLYLNIFRKRNVFLSQVRPQFPLSVEVDGKESSFYEWLGAGMIDESKAFSTMDGAKRIVQKLYYGENETMMYFRLDVNVEQFLQAYKEIKLHFKELADVIVLPVATHYQQDGLTLACKDMVEFSIDKKYCQKKSNLHLQLEITDKQNSSEFVPIFGDIEVCLDDYSKNWFI from the coding sequence CTTTTTACATGCGATCAAAGACTATTATGAAATGCCCTGGCTGCTCTCACGGTTCCCGAGACTGAAAGCAACGTTCAATCTTACCCCGACCCTGATCAGACAGCTTAAACTCTATGAAGCACACAGATATGAAAAAGATAAATTTCTAACGCTCTGGATCCGGGAAGTATCGACGTTGGAAGAAGAAGAAAAAAAATATCTGGTAAAACTATGCAGGTCCGCTCTGTTCGAGACAATGGTTAAACCGCTCAAAAGATATGCAGCACTGTATCATAATGAGAATTTTACAGAGAGTGAACTCAGAGACCTTGAAGTCCTGTTCCTTTTGGCATGGTGCGGTAATTACCTGAGACAGAACAGTACAGTTGTACAGACTTTGATACGTAAAGAGACAGCATATACGCAGAGTGACAAAGAAGAACTTCTCGATGCACTGTTGAAGTTCATTCCGCAGATCCTCCCCTTTTATGGAAGCCTTTTGCAAAGCGGACAGATCTCACTCTCTACCACACCTTACAATCATCCGATCCTCCCGCTTCTGATCGACATGCAGACGGCAGTGATCTCAAACCCAAAGACCACACTGCCACAGGATCCTCTCTCTCTGAAAGATGACGCACGCAAGCAGGTAGACAAAGCCATTGAACTGTATACGGAGGTATTTGGACAGAGGCCTACCGGTCTGTGGCCGGCAGAAGGGGCTGTAGATGAAAAAAGTCTACACCTTTACCGTGAAAGCGGTATCCAATGGATCGCCACAGATGAAGCGATCCTGTTGAAAACACTTAGTAGCAGCGAAAAAAGCCTCTGCTATCAACGGTATGAATATGATTCTGTTTTCATTGCATTCCGGGATCATGCGCTCAGTGACAGTATAGGGTTCCGCTACCGTTTCATGGAGGAAGAGGAGGCAGTAAAAGACTTCATGAAACGACTCGATGAGATCGGGCAGCAGAATCCCGATGCGAGCGTTTTTGTCATCGTGGACGGGGAGAATGCTTGGGAATTCTACCGGAACAATGCCATGGATTTTTTCCTGGAACTGTACGATGCCATTTCAAAAAGCCGGACTGTTTCCCTGCAGAAACTTGATGAAGCGGCTAAAGAAGTGAGACGGGAGCTAAGCTCCCTGCAACCGGGCAGCTGGATATACGGCACCTTTGATACCTGGGTAGGGCAGAGTGAGAAGAACAGGGCGTGGGAGTTGATATACAAGACAAAGAGAGAGACTGCTTCTTCGTACCGGAAACTTGACAAAGAGACAAAAGCATTGGCGGACGAACACTTTCTGGCCAGTGAATGTTCGGATTGGTTCTGGTGGTACGGAGAAGATCATTACAGTGATTTCCTTGAGGAGTTCGATACCCTTTTCCGTTTGCACCTTATAGCGATTTACGAACTGTGCCGTATACCTGTACCGTCAGACCTTTATCTGAATATTTTCAGGAAAAGAAATGTTTTTCTCAGCCAGGTCAGACCGCAATTCCCACTGTCGGTAGAGGTCGATGGAAAAGAGAGTTCGTTCTATGAATGGCTTGGTGCCGGTATGATAGATGAGAGCAAAGCCTTTTCTACCATGGACGGTGCAAAAAGGATCGTGCAAAAACTCTACTATGGTGAAAATGAAACAATGATGTATTTCAGGCTTGACGTGAATGTGGAGCAGTTCCTGCAAGCGTACAAGGAGATAAAACTGCATTTTAAAGAATTGGCCGATGTCATCGTTCTTCCTGTAGCCACACATTATCAGCAGGATGGTTTAACTTTGGCATGCAAGGATATGGTAGAATTCTCCATAGATAAAAAATACTGTCAGAAAAAAAGCAATCTTCATCTTCAGCTGGAAATAACAGATAAGCAAAACAGCAGTGAATTTGTACCGATCTTCGGTGATATAGAAGTGTGCCTCGATGATTACAGTAAAAACTGGTTTATATAG